CCAAACCCTAGAAAACTCAAAAACAGATGAATAGAAAAATGTTTAAGAAACAAGAACATACCTCCTTCAAACGAGCTAAGCTAGAATCTTGATTCTGACCGAACCTTTAGAGCAAGTTCAATCAAAATTAACTCAATTTAAGAGAATATATATGCAAGTCTCCTCCTTCGTCTAACCAGCAGGAGAAGAAACTCTACAGAGAAGCTTCAGAAAACAGATCAGATCTCTTCTCATTATATAAACACACTCTCGAAACAAGGGAACACGACAAAAAAtcttttgaagaaaataaattaattggatatttatttttgttgctCACTTTTTTTCTTTCCGTCAATTATTATTACAAAGATATTTTCTTGTTCATCACCGCCAAACAAACAACACCTGCGCAAAAAATCACCGAGGGGCGCGTGGATGCTACGGTTACGAAACGGACGGCTGAGAATCCACGCGCCTGTCTCAACGGGGCCCTTTTTTCCCCTCTCCTTGTTGGTTTTATTACCGCTTTATCAATTCAGACACGACTCTGCATGTTTTTAgttcttatttaaaatttacgaGCCGCACAAAAACAGATCAGTTTGTCCTctgttttctttcttgtttggCGCTTCACAGCTCATAATTAGCTGTtcaatttttggatttttatccCTATTCTCATCCCCTCTCGTTTACAGATAAATTTAgacttactttttatttttatccacaagatttttttttgtttaatttaccTTTAAACATCTGACGCTTAGGCAAATATTAAGGTCTAATgagaaattattataatattgttGAGAACCCCCAAGTTTCatgtttatgaaaaatatgaTTTCCCTATAAACAATTCTATACATATTAGTAAAGAGGGGAAGGGGGGAGTAATCCTAACAGTTGAATCCAGACACTTTCGAAATCTGAAACTAATAGTTTACTCTAGTGGCTTCCAAAATGTTAACTAAGGGTTTAGTCTGTGGTCCAGAAGATAGCGTCATAGATATGTATTGATATCTTAGACCTgtgatatcttttttttatggGTCACTTCAATTGATCGTTGCCCAACCTCTTTAATTAGTCTGGTTGTAAACTAGTAACATGTTCCTATCAATCTATCAAATAAAGCCGAAAACCAAGAAGCCGTTCTAGAGATCATTCCTTGCTACGAAATCTTAAAACAGTACAGTTCGCTTTGGAGAGGAGGATTAGTTTCTGCATGTTGTTGGTCTATACTGTACTCATCATAATCCAATATACCTAAATTTGAAATTACTTCCAAACATGTACGTGATTTTATAATAGAGTACTCTTCTCATCTTTTATCTTCTGACACAGTTCTTGATTCAAgctaataaaatcaaaattttacaaCATAAGCAAAgtcactttatgtattcaaataacTAAACATTTCATAAGCACACAAGGAATCCAGACAAATCATAGTTCCAACTTGTCCTTAATTTTTCTCCTTAATGTTCTCCATTATTTGCGAATacataaaaacttataaaagtGAATAAAAATGATGAACGAGGACCGAGATTTACTTGGGATCATCACGTGTCAATCAGAAGTCGGAGCATCGACCACGTTGTTCCCAATCGCCGTACCGTGTCGGCTCAGGACCTCTAGGCCCTCCGATCTCACCGGTATCTTTGTTGAAAAACTCTCCacctcctccttcttcttcatcttcctcttccttgGGCATCTGCAGATTCTCTTGAAGTTTCTGATCTGGCTTCACAACCTGATCCTCATTCGGAGATGGTGATGGTGACTGCGGGGGCTGCGGAGGAGGAGTGCCGGAGCTTAGAAAGCGTGATACAGGCTCCAGGAATCTAGAGGAGGCGGATCGGCTTGGTGCGATCAGACGGACGATTTTGTTCGTCGCCATTGTTTGTTATTTGTGTCGAGTGATATCGACGCAGGCCATTTGTGAGATAGTTTAAGTATAGGGTTCCGATTATCTTTTATTTGGGCCGTACTTTAATAACATAAGCCCAATGGACTCGGAGGTAAACCCAAAATGAATTTAATAACACGATAACTGGGTCCCACATTCTCTTATGCGGTTATGAGTGACCTGTCACTAAAGAATATCACAGGCTGTTATTATATAACAAACAATATTCGCTATTTATTTCGTCTACAAAATTAAGTCGTATTTTCTGTTATCTTCTTCACCGCTTCTCCTCCAAATCTTCGCCGATCGAATCTCCGATTAACCATGAGCAAAGGCCCAGGACTATTCTCAGATATCGGCAAGAAAGCCAAAggtaacatcatcatcatcctatTGCTGTTGAAATCGCGCAATTATTTGCGTGCATTTTATGGAATATGCTGCGTCCTGGTTCCTTGATTCGTAGTGTTAGGGTTCTTAGATTTTCATTCTGGTTTGGGTTGATGATTTCGATGTTTCCGATTCGTGTATAGATCTGTTGACGAGAGACTACACCTCCGATCACAAATTCAGTATCTCCACTTACAGTGCCTCCGGCGTGGTACGTATCTTATCAACACTATTCTCAGATTTTCCTTCTTTTTCAATTTCGATTGCGTGGTTAGGTATCTTGACTATCAACGAGTATGGTTCTGAGTTTATTCTCCCATCACTGTTTTTTATGTGATAAGTTATCACTGATAACGTTCTCTGTCGTCTGCATTTAAGAGTATTTGTTGCCCCTTTTTTTGTGATAAATGAGTGAGAACATCAGCTTTGACTTTGGAGAATTTATTCattgttcaattgtttttgttgttcttcTGACTAGTGATTGTGTGGAAAATCATCTAGCATTGGATATATCTGTGTGCTTTGTTGTTGTAGGCACTTACGTCTACTGCTCTCAAGAAAGGAGGCGTGCATGCTGCTGATGTTACCACTCAATACAAGTACAAGAATGCTGTCTTCGATGTCAAAATCCACACTGATTCTACTGTTAGTGGTTTCAGTATTTCATCCAGTAAACACTACTTAGTAATCCGTGTTTCACCTAATATCTTCGTTCTTTGCTTGGCAGATTTTGACAACAGTCACATTCACCGAGATTCTCCCATCAACCAAAGCCATCGTCTCCTTCAAAGTCCCTGACAACAGTTCTGGCAAGGTTAACAGAAAAAAGAGAACTCTTTTTGTGTATGCCTTTCAGTTGTTTTTGAGATTGACTCCATCAACTTATGAATTCTATTAACAGCTCGAGGTCCAATACTTCCACGACCACGCAGCAGTTACCGCTACTGCAGCTTTGAAGCAGAACCCATTGATCGACATAACAGCCACTCTAGGTACACCTGTCATCTCATTTGGTGCTGAAGCTGGATACGACACTTCCTCCAAAACTTTCACCAAGTATAACGCTGGAATCAGCGTCACCAAACCAGATGCATGCGCTTCCATTATATTGTAAGCAGAATCTCAAAAGTGATTAGTAGCTACGCCTTTGTGTGGTTCTggtctgaattttttttattctcagGGGAGACAAAGGAGACTCGATCAAAGCATCTTACCTTCACCACCTCGACGAATCCAAGAGAAGTGCAGCAGTTGGTGAGGTTTACAGGAAGTTCTCGACCAATGAAAACACGATAACTGTTGGTGGGTTATATGCGATTGATCACTCGACTTCGGTGAAAGCTAAGCTCAACAACCATGGCACGCTCGGTGCTCTACTTCAGCACGAGGTCTTGCCCAAGTCACTAGTGACTGTTTCCAGTGAGATAGACACTAAGGCGTTAGACAAGCATCCAAGGTTTGGTCTTTCACTCGCTCTCAAACCTTGAGAGAACACACACAGAAACATGAGATGAGTCTCCGAACCATTTTTCTATTCTCTCATTTGTGAACCTCTGGTTTTGCTTTTACATGAATAAGTAGTTCCGCAGTGAAATGGACGGTTAATTCTTTTACTAATATGGTTCTTCTTTTGACATTTTTACTTAGCAATTTTCTTGGTATATTTTCACATTCAAACAAGACAAGTTCGTTAGGATATTTCTTTTTAGTCGCTGCGGCAATTTTCTTGGTATATTTGCTCGCTGCGATTTTGAAAGTGAATTAAACTACTTAAACTAGAGGTGGAAGCAAGCAAAATAGCCTAGTTGTATCTCCCGTGCTAATTAGGATAATACAAGCATGAATAAATCCACACATTAATTATACTTGTATGATATCATCAGTAGTTGATAAGGTTTATCATCtcttaattaataaaacaaaacctgCCAAATCCCAGTTGGTGTGAGTATCTCTTTATTGGATATGGATTAGGATTAGGATTAGGATTAGGTGAATCAGACAACGCCCAACGATGTCATCAGGCCCCCTAAGAGAGAGTGCGTCTTTAAAACTCATGGCTTACCACTCAGCACCCACAAGCAAATAAACaacacatttttcttcattttaaaaagtaaaataaaaataaccgaCTGATTTAAACATGGTTCGCTGTCAACGTCGAGCCCTGTTCAATTGAATCGTTGAATCTCTCGTTGCCGTactctgtttctttctttctttctttcgtgCGAATTACTTTGATTCATGGATGTTGCGGCGGTGGCGAGATGTGCCGGAAGGTGCTATGTTTCTCCGGCGTTCGGAGAGTCGCGGAATCTGAGACCATCGTTGTCTGATTCCCGGAGCTTGGAGCCCGCCGGATTGAAGTTTCGCGGGAAAAGTCAACGGAGACTGAGCTTCTTCCGTCGGATCATGGCGACAGACGAGTCGATTTCTGCGCGGCCAGGTATGATCCATCTCTTAATATCTTACGAGCCTTTTTGCTTTGGTGATGTCAAAATGCATCTGAATGGATCAACCTGACTAGGTGAAACGCAGCAAATCAACGGAAACGTCGTCTGGCATGCTTGTCCCATCACTAAATCCGATAGACAAGAACTGATTAAGCAAAAG
The window above is part of the Brassica napus cultivar Da-Ae chromosome C3, Da-Ae, whole genome shotgun sequence genome. Proteins encoded here:
- the LOC106443932 gene encoding succinate dehydrogenase assembly factor 4, mitochondrial, translated to MATNKIVRLIAPSRSASSRFLEPVSRFLSSGTPPPQPPQSPSPSPNEDQVVKPDQKLQENLQMPKEEEDEEEGGGGEFFNKDTGEIGGPRGPEPTRYGDWEQRGRCSDF
- the LOC106443910 gene encoding mitochondrial outer membrane protein porin 2; this translates as MSKGPGLFSDIGKKAKDLLTRDYTSDHKFSISTYSASGVALTSTALKKGGVHAADVTTQYKYKNAVFDVKIHTDSTILTTVTFTEILPSTKAIVSFKVPDNSSGKLEVQYFHDHAAVTATAALKQNPLIDITATLGTPVISFGAEAGYDTSSKTFTKYNAGISVTKPDACASIILGDKGDSIKASYLHHLDESKRSAAVGEVYRKFSTNENTITVGGLYAIDHSTSVKAKLNNHGTLGALLQHEVLPKSLVTVSSEIDTKALDKHPRFGLSLALKP